One Brevinematales bacterium DNA window includes the following coding sequences:
- a CDS encoding sigma-54-dependent Fis family transcriptional regulator has translation MSKPTVLVIDDEKNIREALRQYLTMEGFDVQAAEDGVDGLNKFQTLLPDAVILDLKMPKMSGMDFLNKAFAVKQDSPIIVLTGHGGIDEAVECMKRGAYDFFMKPPEMEKLILVLRRAIDEVSRHERQDELEKMVDERFRFDSIIGNSPGIKRVLDTVRQIAPTDATILITGESGTGKELVASAIHNNSRRSKGPFIKVHCAALTDTLLESELFGHEKGSFTGAAARKRGRFELADGGTIFLDEIGEISQTTQVKLLRVLQEHEFERVGGEETLKVDIRVITATNKDLHHEVEQGRFREDLFYRLNVINLHIPPLRERKEDIPLLINHFVNFYSGRHGKQAVQISLKALKLMENYIWKGNIRELQNLVENLIVMSKGVEITPDDLPAAIRNFSGQEELRLEVGIPLDEVERRAIIATLDSVNGNKSHAARVLGIGRKTLLRKLEGYGMTLSGEDGGDE, from the coding sequence ATGAGCAAACCCACCGTCCTTGTGATAGACGACGAAAAAAATATCCGCGAAGCCCTGCGTCAATACCTGACTATGGAGGGATTCGACGTACAGGCGGCCGAGGACGGCGTGGACGGACTGAATAAATTCCAGACCCTCCTTCCCGACGCGGTCATCCTCGACCTGAAGATGCCCAAGATGAGCGGGATGGATTTCCTGAATAAGGCGTTCGCCGTCAAGCAGGACAGCCCGATTATCGTACTCACCGGGCACGGGGGTATTGACGAAGCGGTCGAGTGCATGAAACGCGGGGCGTACGATTTCTTTATGAAGCCCCCCGAGATGGAGAAACTGATACTGGTGCTCCGTCGCGCGATCGATGAAGTCAGCCGGCATGAACGCCAGGACGAACTGGAGAAGATGGTCGACGAACGCTTCCGTTTCGACAGTATTATCGGGAATTCCCCCGGAATAAAACGCGTACTGGATACGGTTCGCCAGATCGCACCTACCGACGCGACTATCCTCATCACCGGGGAGAGCGGCACCGGGAAAGAGCTGGTCGCATCCGCTATCCACAATAACAGCCGCCGCAGTAAAGGCCCGTTCATTAAGGTGCATTGCGCGGCGTTGACCGACACCCTGCTGGAAAGCGAACTGTTCGGGCATGAGAAGGGCTCGTTCACAGGCGCGGCCGCGCGAAAACGGGGGCGATTCGAACTCGCCGACGGCGGGACGATATTCCTCGACGAAATCGGCGAGATATCCCAGACCACGCAGGTAAAGCTTTTACGTGTCCTGCAGGAGCATGAGTTCGAACGGGTCGGCGGCGAAGAGACGCTGAAAGTCGATATCCGTGTCATCACCGCGACCAATAAAGACCTTCACCACGAGGTGGAGCAGGGGCGTTTCCGCGAGGACCTTTTTTACCGCCTCAACGTCATCAACCTGCATATCCCGCCCCTCCGCGAAAGGAAAGAGGATATCCCTTTGCTAATCAACCATTTCGTCAATTTTTATTCCGGCAGACATGGGAAGCAGGCGGTTCAGATCAGCCTGAAAGCGCTCAAGCTGATGGAGAACTATATATGGAAGGGAAACATCCGCGAACTGCAGAACCTTGTGGAAAACCTGATAGTCATGAGTAAAGGAGTGGAAATAACTCCCGACGACCTGCCCGCCGCGATCCGGAATTTCAGCGGACAGGAGGAACTTCGTCTGGAAGTCGGGATACCGTTGGACGAGGTCGAGAGACGGGCGATAATCGCCACCCTCGATTCGGTGAACGGGAATAAATCGCATGCGGCGAGGGTTCTGGGTATCGGCAGAAAGACGCTTCTCCGTAAGCTCGAAGGTTACGGTATGACGTTGTCCGGCGAGGACGGCGGCGATGAATAG